A window of the Microtus pennsylvanicus isolate mMicPen1 chromosome 4, mMicPen1.hap1, whole genome shotgun sequence genome harbors these coding sequences:
- the Spink13 gene encoding serine protease inhibitor Kazal-type 13: protein MRRSVCLYHVITLSLMLSTLTHVTFSELVSSRNPSRWPKPPCKMYYPIDPDYEASCPDVVAFVCATNGLTYKNECFFCIDRWEFGPHIAFVKYGKCN, encoded by the exons ATGAGAAGAAGCGTCTGCTTGTACCACGTGATCACACTCTCTCTGATGCTCTCTACTTTGACACATGTTACTTTTTCAG AGCTTGTCAGTTCACGCAACCCTTCTAGATGGCCTAAG CCCCCATGCAAAATGTATTACCCAATAGATCCTGATTATGAAGCAAGCTGTCCAGATGTGGTAGCATTTGTTTGTGCTACAAATGGATTAACCTACAAGAATGAGTGCTTCTTTTGCATTGATCGGTG gGAATTCGGCCCTCATATTGCGTTTGTCAAATATGGAAAGTGTAACTAG